AAACATTATTTATGGTTACCATAAAACTGTGTACCTATGTCGATGTATTTGCTGGCAATGAAGTGGTGACATTTTTTCTTAGTTCCACCTTGAACCTGAAAGTGTAGCAACAAAACAAGAAAGTAGACAAACTTCGCTAGAAACtacattatacatatacatatatatttagctGTATGTCTTAGCTTCCAGTAAACTGGCAAGTCGGTGATTACAAAGTTGACAATAGTCATTGGTTATTTAATAACTTGTATTTTTGGTCTGCAATTTGTTTGAAACATGAAAGAATTCAGTACAGTGGGTTGCACAACATTGTGTCGATCAGCATTTGGTTTTGTGTTGGAACTTAACGGTCTAAGTTTTTGAAATCACATTAATCAAACCTAAAGAGTTGTGAATACAATAATTTATTATAGTTTCAATTAGCCTGGTGCGCAGTTAAGTCTAAGGAACCCTGCAAACACTCTTGAAAAAAGGTTGCCGAACGTGTAAGAAGATGCTTTACAGTAGTgtagaaaaatagaaaattcGAAGTTTTACAGTTAAGTTTATCAAAGTCAATCAGATATTTGTAAATAGCTGCATTCATAACCAACGTATTTGCTTATAATAAGTTGATGCTTTTGGCTTTGAAGAATGTTTCTTTTcaagtttaacaaaaaaacttgaCTGTAAGAAGAtgcattttaaaacaattttgtagGTTAATATACCGTGTAGCAAATTTCTTTATGCCGTTGGTATGTTAAGTTACAATTTTCCAAAGAGACTTGAAGTTATAAGTTCATTGCTGTTTATTTGCGTGATGCTAAACACCGTGAAATCTGAAATGCATACGTATACCGTGTTAATAATGCGCAATGATACAATACGGTATAGTGTGCCATAATATAATGCATGGGTAAAGACACAAGAAATAACTCCGCAAGTACAGAAAAAATAGCACAATAAACCGCAAATATGTGATAGCAGAATTAAACAActgttgtatataatattatgtaatttgcCTTTGCTTCTTTTTTGGATAAAATGTAGTAATATATGTAGTAGGTAATATTATTgactaaaagtaaaataaacagaTAAATTGTAGCCTTCCATTATGGGCTCTAAAAAACCTACTAACTAGGGCTGACAGAACACGCAGGACCGGCCAAAGGGTCAAAGCTGGACACGAACTCTATTGGTCAACAGGTGATGACACCACTCCTGTGTCCAATCACACCTAGGCAGCACAACAACTGCCAGCAAGAAAGCCCGCGAACGCAGCAAAAAACAGCTATTCCTAATACCTAAAAGCAATTAGCCGCTGCTTCTGTCAAATCAATTATTTTACTGTAGATAATGGCTATTATAAGGCGTACGATAACAAGTGTGCTAACCATAGTTTATTATCAAAGAGTACAATTCTTACACTCCCATCTAAATTTATGGATAAATTTACAGAAGATTAAAACAAGACAAAACAACATATGAAGTTATTTGACTAAATGGAagctaaataatatatttgcaCATGCACTACAAGCAAGCTCAAATACAATAGGCTATAAGCCTTAATCCTGTCGGTTCTCAGCGCTCATTAGCTTTATGAGTTTCTGTACTGGTCTATCTAGTGTTATCCTCGGCCGATTTGGTTTTCTAGCGTTGTTCAGGTCTTTAGTTCTAAGCATTACTGTGGTTTTCTTGACTAGTCCATCTGGTCCTTGATGTGTAGCGATTATACTTCCTGTTTTCCATTGGTTTCGAGGTTCATTGTTGTCCACAATAATGACAATGTTTCCCACCTTTATGTTCTGTTTGGCATTTTCCCACTTTGTACGACCTTCGATTTTGGTAAGATATTGAGCTTTCCACATAGTCCAAAATTCTTTAGCCAGTTGCTGAGATTTCCTGTACATTAGTCTGCCATAAAT
The genomic region above belongs to Watersipora subatra chromosome 1, tzWatSuba1.1, whole genome shotgun sequence and contains:
- the LOC137389974 gene encoding uncharacterized protein, giving the protein MEQDLLNLRSKELKDYLVTKKIKFETNTPTASHQGGVWERQIRTIRSILQGMSTKYSKRMTTESLRTAFYEIMATVNSRPISTDSLSDMDAIITANHLLTMKSQHFPPPPGEFDSAEIYGRLMYRKSQQLAKEFWTMWKAQYLTKIEGRTKWENAKQNIKVGNIVIIVDNNEPRNQWKTGSIIATHQGPDGLVKKTTVMLRTKDLNNARKPNRPRITLDRPVQKLIKLMSAENRQD